TAttcgtacttttcatatgatggcataatagGTATGGTGTGCTGTGTAGGATTGAtattgcatgtgcaaggtcacagttcagtttggAAGGGAAAGGCATAAATTCGTAGGCAACATGGACGGTTTtggatgactaggtaaatgatattactaatcggtatggcttgatgagagtatacatttcagaagggcaatgtgttttgatttatggatacttcactggtactgcggcactctcctggttgatccaCTACTGATATTCAAAATTTGCTAGGTGGCaaggaagaattttagaagtattcctcgtaggATGATCgtatatgagagatgtgttagacattcgggcggtggatatagaattagaaatggtgattcgtgtgttctatggatttggaaacCAGGAGttttcaggagcagattgtttcatagtTGTGGGctgtgaagttgtggccagagctagccagatgatagtaagtgttatgattcagtcattgtggacctttggaggattatttatctattgtgggtgGTCAAAGTTGATTTGGGATTCATTGATAAGCCCAATAAGTATTTGTATTCTACACCAGGTCAGACTGGTCGACTctgtactgctattgttgagggatgtgccattcggttggtgttgagcttattcgtgttctgatatattctgtgagttactcttctatgctacgaggggttgtgattcgtaggttgtatgcacacatggtgcagttctatcggggccttatagcggaatttgtgCGAGATAGGTATTTGGGtgatgcatgattgattgcgcattggttatgttctttcgggtttgtatggcattgtgtcatttacttctctgtggttatggtcatgtactttgagtacttgatgtcagattgcacgtggttattgattttgagcatagtggctgaggtatttcatatggatcagtatttggatagggtcgcgcattacggtagagttatgttgagatatgatcctttgtgttagattcatgtgttatggttctacggtgtgtgataggttcttagcattgcgttgtggtggtacccgttgagcttgcgggacggttctcttttttgagtcattttcgtgattgagtatatttggaatattgcttattggtgcacggattgcaccggttgtggctttagattatatgggtgtgtcatgtcactagagtggtcgtatTGAAtgagataaggtcattggacctagaatggatactatcggaataGATTACAacatggttggaaggataatatcagaAGTCGGCTTgggaattggctatagttcttgttgaagtagagggagctccatgactggtggatctgatgaatggttacgagtttctacgtgtttctttcatcatcggtagggtacgaaggttttagaatagAATCTTGCTTgacatgaggtttattaccggaatTGGGTTGTTTTGGACAGCTGctatgattagaaatcattgctatgagtatttgagttatgagATATATCATgggattacatcttgggttatgattatggcttgatacagcttgttcagacttatacagagtgttgatgcgagattctgatcttatagaaagttccggatgttggaaattggattctaaggcttgtgggctaagtTGAATTAAGAAAAtctcagttatgttgtgttatcagacctatatgagataaggtgacgtgagatcacccccaggtatgtgcatggtaaggttacacggcggtttgatgactttgagaacaactctggacacgttcgaggacgaacgtatgtttaagtgggggagaatgtaacgacccaaccggtcattttgagcattttcactttgctcggtagtttacaGGCATGAGTAGAtatgtatgatgtattatgacttatttgaatcatcggttttggttttcaggttattcgaaattgaattggaagaatggatttcattgttgaagcatTAAATTGGgatagttgaccaagtttgactttttatgaATTTGAACCCGAAagggagttttgatggtttcggtaggttcgttgggtaattttggacttaggagtgcgtccagattgtgatttggaggtccgtagtggaatttggcttgaaatggcggaagttggatttttggaaagtttgaccgagagtggactttttgatatcggattcggattatgattccgggaattggaatagcgtcgttatgtcatttgggacttgtgtgcaaaatttgaggtcaatcggacgtgatttgataggtttcggcatcggttgtggaagtttgaagttcaaagttcattaagttagatttgaggtgcgattcgtcattttgatgttgttatgcatgatttgaggccttgagtaggtcggtgttatgttattggacttgtttgtatgttcggacggggtcccgagtggctcggatgagtttcggacgaggttcggatcactTTCGTTGCATAGTGCATTGCtgaaggctgctggttctggtgtgatcgcacctgcagcTGGTTTTGTGCAAGTGcgatggccgcagaagcgacaaaGGCATTGCAGAAGCGAGGTGAGTGCTGGgtgaggaagaccgcagaagcgaagattTGGGCGCACATgtggatgcgcaggtgcgaagtgaTGGAGCGCAGGAGCGAGGTATTTCGCAGGTGTGGAtgatggctcgcacctgcgatgtggCAGAAGCGGATATTTTATCTGCAGGTGCGAGGGTCGAGTTGTCAACTGATTCTGCAGAAGAGGAGGTtatgtcgcagaagcgacgccgcagagcggctaatgtgccgcaggtgtgaaaatgctggcagaagctataaatcgagggttttgggtttttcttcatattttgagatgtgggactcgaattgaggcgatatttggatcaaatttcatcacaaagattggggtaagtattctacacttggttttgatcttattccacgaatctatcttcatttttggcaattggttgatgaatcttaaagagaaattgagggttttagcctaaagtttcataatgtgaatttttgagttttgaacatcgatttggagtcggatttgagtgaaactagtatggttggactcgtaattgaatgagtgtttggattttgtagattttgtcgggttctgaggtacgGGCCCGAGTTGggcttttggccaattttgggctttcgattcaagatttgatctttatcgatcgggattggttcctttaacattgtttgatgtgcttgagttatttttggttagtttcgagccgttagGAGGTCGAAATGCGCGGGATCTcaattttggagcatcgcttgggtTGCTCAGTATTTGGATTcttcttgttcgaggtaagtaactcttctaatcttagagctgagggtatgaactctgaatatacgtgttatgtgtttggtgttgaggtgacacacatgctaggtgacgggcgtgtgggcgtgcaccgtgtgagcTGTGACTCCGTCATttatgtggtactgtgtagttacttgaacttgtctgaaatcatgaaatctttacgtactagagttatcaaaATGTGATTCATGCTATAAACTatgtttaggctacatgcttatcctgttgggacccaccgaggtcatttatgttgttgagttatctgctttcgttgcattacatactcagtcatatacattcatatgcatatcatatctcagtctctattgttatttattgatatattataacatcatttttgggctagtttcatgacattgtgagcccgtgagagagagactggagagattgatgattgagtgaggccgagggcctgattgattctgatattgatactatggtaagtgagttgttcgtgcgaattatagcgcttggactgaaggagcccctccggagtctacacacaccCTCAATGAGCGCGATtgttattattgagggatggatcttccctggacatggatcttgtccgaagcattatatacctggagatggatcttctccatgggatggattggccctacttggtaccgagtgactgatgatcagttgatgtgtatattccgggatggatcttccttgggccggattggccatatacagtaccgagtgattgagcacgatgagtggaatgtgtgagaaagtgagattgagtactctgagagtgtgagtacatgagtttatctctgagatacattgcattgacatgcacacatgacatacatgcatagggatgtattttcctcatgatgtacggtatcacgtcattcatgacttctcacacatgttgacatatgggcatagtgatgcattggtTTTACtctggctatctggaaagaaaatgaaacatcttaattattattgaaaggatttttgggaaaattactgttttcaaacttattcatatttttggcaacttcggtaaacgatttagGTTTTCActaatgtacttgaaaggcagaactattttcagaaatcatgattttgttgagcattttatctctgagttacttcttgtattacttactttacgttgttatggactgttgttggctattggtgttggatccgaccttggtacaagctcgtcactactttcaacctaaggttaggtttgttacttattgagtacatggggtcggttgtactcatactatacttctgcaccttgcttgtagatattggatgctgatgttgctgtgcttgacgggagctggaattgaagacaacttgcgttccggttgtagctgcctcttgttcatggtagccttagttttataaaaatctgtttatgtacttttcaaacagatgggatatttatttcataccagctttgtaaagtctattcttagaagctcatgatttgtactaccagtcctcggaaaatgtataagatttagataatttctttgcttaattgctttattaattattattgaaattggttagtgattaactggcttacctagcgagttgggttaagtgccatcacgactagttggattttgggtcgtgacagtagggTCCAAACTACCAAGTCCTAGATGAAATAGGAAAAGTTTCTCGCTTGGGCGCCACGGAGGGCGACTGGCGCAAAGTTGGGTGCCCAACTCTGTCTTGTGCTGTCTTTTACGTTTTGAATGGGGCATGGCTCAAACCTGGATGCCAAAAATCTTACTCCCTCTAAATTCTTCCATTTTAGCTTCAGTTTACGCACAATCCTCCCATATCACCTTCGATTGACCCCCTACACATATAAACACCATTATTAAGCTTGAGTAACAAATGTTCGCACTAAATTTAACAAGGTCGAGGCATAATGCAAGGCAATTTACATGCAAAAATATAGAATTTTAGCCAAACATCACCACTCCACGCTTaagctcttgctcgtcctcgagcaacctAGCACTTTGTTAACCCAAACACACAACACAAGATATCATACAACAGAGGAGCATTTAGCAATTCAATGCACTACACCTATGACTATGATTGATACCAATAATTAAGCCATTGCATCCGCATTCATGCACTTCCCAACCTTCACATGCCAAAATATAAGTGAATAATTCAAAACACTCAAACAAGTTGCCCATAATCGCCCAACCTCAAAGACCAACTCGTTGTCAATAAGCACTCTCGACTTGCACACTCACCCCAACAAGAGAAGTTTAATAAAGTTACCTATCTGTCATGGAACCATGTGtcctcgccaaagaacaagagAGTATGTAGTCCACATATTCAAATCAAGAGTTTCAAATATAAGTTAAGAACATTATGAACAAAAGttaatcgctcactctcacaagagaattcatgtgcatcccgAGGTCGTACCATAGGCTTATCCGTAGTGTTAtgtctctactaatctaagcttgTGAAGTCTAAGATCAATTAAGTCTTTACGGGTCTAAGGGACAAGTAGAATATATTTTGggtataagaaagaaaaagagacaaTTTCACTTTAAGCTGCTCGGTTGAAACTTTTGACAATATCTAGCCCACAAATCTATTATGCAATTTGAAGCCAAAAACTAATTATAATAGCTAGCCAAAAACTTAAAGGTAGGCACAAAATTTCCGCTTCCCCTCCGCCTGTATCAGTTCAATGAAATATCTAACAAAGCTCCCTAACTTGTAGTTGTTTAAGATGGAGGACGTGAGCATAGGAATGTGGGTTGAGAAATTCAATTGATATAATTGCACTGAAGTATTAACGGGCATTTATAGTGCATGGGGTAAGGGTAAGAAGGGGAGAAGAGAAAATGGGTGTGGATATTTGTGGTGCCACGTAATTCGGTGTTGGGCCTCTAAAGATGCCTAAGTCACGTGGATTCATTGGGCTTTTACAAAAGTAACACAGTGATGTGGCAACATGAGATGACAAGGATAAAGAAGAAGGGCAACTGAGAATTGAGCAAGGAGAGAGTTGGACAAGTTTTGCAGTTGTAGAAAACATGATCTGTAAACTTTCTTGAACACTCTATTTTAGATATGATATGGGCTGCTTATGGGTCCTTTTCCAGCCTATCTGTGGTTGTATAGATGTATGAACATACATGTGCAAAGAGAATATCCATATACATTTTTATATGTGTCCTACATAGCATAGAATCAGAGCTTGAGATTTCCACGCAAGCTTCTTCAATTTTGCTTGAAGTTCCTTACCCACCTTCTCTCCTCATATCTAGTGATTCttcaatatacaaaatagaccgtcctatacaaaaaatatactaaatagactgtcactatacaaaatatatacaaaatagactgtcattgtataatttatatacaatagactgtcactatacaaaatatgtacaaaatatactgtcactatacaaaaaatatactaaatagactgtcactatacaaaaaatatacaaaaaagactacaattatacaaaatagactgtcactgtacaatttatatacaatagactgtcactatacaaacaattatactaaatagactgtcactatacaaaatatatacaaaatagactgtcactatacaaaaaaatatacaaaatagatatttTGGGTTATTAGATGTAATATTTTTGGGTCGGAGGGACATTTCGTGTAAATGGGAAAaacatgggctattaaaattttgaagggCATAGTCAGTCATTTTCTCAAAGAAAAAAGCCTTTTTCACTCCTAAACGACGGTGTTTTAGTGAAGGCCTAAATCTAAAACGCCGTTGCTTGAACACGGACGTCTTCTTCCTTGGCTGCACTACCAAAGCCCCGATAAACCCTAAACGCAACAACCATCAGAGGCTAATCTGCGCAATGGACGAGAAAGAGGCATCTGCTTCAGCGCCTTACCTTAACCCCGTACTATCAAGTGAATGCGAAGAGTGCAAGTCAAATTCATGGAAATACAAATGCCCTGCTTGCTCTATACGCACTTGTAGCCTTCCTTGTGTCAAATCCCACAAGGAAAGAACTGGCTGTACTGGAAAAAGATCGCTCACTGATGTCGTCCCTTTGTCCCAATTCAACGATAACATCCTTTTATCAGGTTTATATCTTACTCTTAATAGTGAATTTTCATCCTCTGTAGTTGAagtttctttttttcccttttttgtaCTTGTTATGATTGCTTAGGATTTTCTCTGAAACTCGTTGCCTTTATGAATGTTTGCTTTTTGCATGAAAGTCTATACAATATAATTTCTAAATTCAGTCTCACTTTGAATCCCCTTGGCACGACAAGAAGTTCAAGTGTAGTGGTAAATGGGGTTCAAAAGTTGCTTTAGGTCATACATTCAAATCCCAATTGTGATATTCCAGATTCTTTTTGGATCCCCATGTATAAATTTCTGGCTCTGCTACTGCTTCGGTAGGATGTATTTGCTTCATCAAGGTTGAAGATATTCTTGCCGTAGTAACATGAGTGCAAAAGAGTTACTGAAATTGTTAATATAGGTGGAGAAGATGTAAAAGGGAAGTTGTTACTGAAAATATTGGAAGCTTTGCGATGGGAACCTGATAGTTTGGTTTCACAGgccctttcttctttctttttaatctttttctttttccgccAAAGTGGAACCCTTGGCATGCTGCTTACTTTTGCTCCAAagtacttaaaaaaaaaaaaattccctcCAAAAGTTGAGCAAGGTCAAGTTTATAAGAAGTTTGTGTAATAAGCTAGTTTCCCTTTGACAATGATAGGTTTATTCATTCCAGTTTTATTAATCTTTTTAAATgcctttttttttccaatttggaGGTTTCACTAAGAGTTTTTATGTGAAACGTCCCATTCAGTCTTGTAAATATGCTTCTTTCTGTGGGATCTATCTATTTCACCTATGAGCAGGGCGGAGCAAGCATAAGAGTTACGGATTCGGCCAAACCCAGTAACTTTGGTCAAAATCCTGTATTTTTCTTAAGAAatccattgaatatgtataaattagtaaTTTAGACGTAACTTGAACGGACTAGAATTCCGAACCCATAAGCTTCAAATCCTAGCTCCCTTTCTGCCTATGAGGAGGCATTAGTTCGTTGTCCGTGTTGGCGAAAAGCTCTAAAAAGCTCTCTAGGTCTATTGGGGCTATAACTGCAAAGGTCAATTTAAGTGTGGgctttagtaaaaaaaaaaaaggcatgatgggaaataaaaataaaaatatatatgtaatttaAGACTTAAGAAAAAGTAACAAATTCATTCATAATGTTTTTCTTAACTAATGAACTTATTTGCCTGTTATATTTGTTGTTTAGTACCGCTTGATTCAAGATAGAACTCGTGCGCAATGAGTACGCACACCTTAGTGCCTTGCCTACACTGAAGTGCAACTTAGCGAGGCAAAGTGACCTCTTCTAGCTTTTCTGAGCTTCAAGGCTTAAGCGTGCCTTAAATGAGCCTTTGGCAATTCCATTAGTTGGGAAGAAGTCTCAACAATGGTGAAAATCTTCTTCTGTTATGATATGCTTTTGGAAGCTGTTTTTTTTTCCCAATTGATGAATGCTTTTTGaaactttttcttttggcagATTATAACATGCTTGAGGATGTTAAGAGAGTTGCTGAATCAGCTAAAAGAATGAGACAGAAGCTATGTGGCTACTCTCATTTTAGGCTTCCTTTACATCTGAAGAATCTTCTGCGAGCTGGTTTGAATCGTAAGACCAAATTACTCTTTGTATCAAGCGGAATGTcgagaagagagaaaaatcaaacttattACAATAAAAGGTTTGGTCTCGTGGAGTCGGCTTGTGCTTTGAGTTAATGATGCATACATTTCATATGTATAATGGTGGAATGCTTGGCATATGGATATCCTTTATTATTTTGAGATTAGGAGGCCTATATTTGTTTGTCAGTCTTTTTCTTGTCTGAAGTCCATAAAGTTGCAGTAATAATGCATGTTTTGGATGATCTCATTGTGcacataatatatattttttgtgctATGATTATACGGCTTTCTAGGAGTGTTCTAGCCCTGTGTAGTTTTTTTTGCCAGTTAAATATAGAGAACCTCTAATacattttatttgtatttttattttgcaTGATGTTGACCTGGGATGAATATAATTGGATAAACAGGGTCGGTGAGGATTCATACAATTGACACCAACTTGTTTGAGATTGAGGCGTATAATAATAGTAGTTGTTGTCATTATACGGCTTGCTAGATTACAGAAGCAAGCGCCCTTCACATTACTTGGTTTGGCATCCCCTAAGCCAACAACTTGGTGAATTGGTTCCTGcttcaactttttttttaatcCGTAAAATTATTCCATGTCATATGCCTTTGGAAAATATCTCCTTTTTCTTCTGTGGATTTCTAGTTGTTCTCATCTTGGACTTCATGAGAAATACAAGGCTTCTGTTTATAGCCAGTTGGTTTAAATGTGAGCCTCCGTTAATCATTTTTCCTTTCTTCCAGATTCATTGTTAGCAACATCAGTTTGCCttgtttgttattattattactactctATCATCAAACTTATCTTCAGCTTTCTTTTTATCACGTGCTTCCCCCTTTTGCTCTTAAAAATTACCATCTGGGCTTTTGTTATCTTATGCATATGACATTCTCAGGTGTTTTATGATTAACAAATTCTTATTTATTCCCCAGGAAAAAGTTCATATCTTGGACAATTGAATGGCGTTTTCACTTGACAGATATTGTGTTGATTGATCATGGGTAAACATCCTTCTTGACTATACTTAGCCTttctccaaaaaataaaaataaaaagacaccCTTCATGACTAATTGTATTTTCCCTTTTGGTTCCTGAAGTTTTCATCTTTTGTTTTGGCCTACATAATATTGATCTACACACTGTCTTGGTGAACTTTCCAGTACTTACTAATTGCTTTTTGTTGCAGAGTACATGAAGACACAAGCCTCTGCTCCGTGATTGAGAATCATTTGAAACCAGGCCCTTGGAATCATCCATTGAGGCAATTTTGTGAAGAGCCACTGGATTCTCTTAAACTTTTCATCTGCAAAAATCCTAAGGTCTCTTCTGATTTCTTGGAATTTGTTTCATATAATTATGTTCGTGGCTGTTATCAGCTCTTTTGGATAGGCTGGTTCCATTTCCTTTTCCTTGGGGGTAAATTTTGTTTACAATGCCAAACCACAAGTAGTGTGCTTTATGTAATTTCTTTTTcgttgtttttttcttctttttgagacatgcttttctttttattttttaataactattTTTATATTGGGTACATCTTCAAATGGGTTATTTTTAGTTAATACTGCCAAAGGGAATGTAGGGCGTCTGATTACTTTGTTTGGTGGCAGGGCGCACAATCACCTTTTTATCAGTTGGATATAAAGGCTCCGCTGCGTGAACAACTAGCCAGTAAGGTTATCCTAGAGTACCCTGTCATTTATGTTTTCCTGCCGTCACACAGCTGTGATTTTGAAGTAATCAAAGATTCTGTCCCTCTAAGAGTGGAGCAAAATGAGCTCTATTGTGATAGCCGAAGTCCCAAGGGAGTGATGTTCAAGGAGGAGGATATAGAAGATGGTGGATCTTTAGACCCACACGTTTCAGATCTCTTGAATTATACCAACTTAAATGTTGCATCCAAGTCAGCTGCCAATAAAAAGGAGACCAACAAATTGGTAGCGAGCAGAGGTGCCAGATCATTTGTAAATGAACATTTTAATGAAGATGACCAAGATATATGTAATGATACATACTCAGATCTTGATCTGGTTCATTCATTTATGAAAGAAAAGGATCTGGGGGTAAAAGAGGACTGTTCATACTTGTGTGATGTTTTACCTGTGGAAGGAGAATTGGAGGAAGGAGAGATAGCATTCAAGTCATCTACGGAAAAAAGGGAGACTAACAAATCTGTATTATCAGAAGGCCAAAGTGCCAAATCATTTGTAAGTGAATTTCTTAATGAAAATGTCGCAGATATATGTGATGATACATACTCAGATCTTGATTTGTTTCTTTCATCTATGAACTAGAAGGATCTGGGGGAAAAACAGGACTGTACATATTTGAGTAACGTTTTACTCGTGGATGAAGAATTGGAGGAAGGAGAGATAGCTTGACTTCTTCTTTTCCAATTCCTTACTGCTAATGGCAGTTAAATGCAACAAAAGTCGAGTTATTGTTATGGTGGGCTGGTGGTAGTGGTACAAACCAGGCTTGGCGTGTCAAGTAAATATTTGCTTGTTGTCCACTGACTTGCAGAATATAGTCAGAAAGTTAATTGATAGCAGAATTTCTCGATTATGGCTCTCTGAAGATTTTTTCACTTCTAAATTGATGAGGAGCATTATAACCATATCCGAGGGTTTCTGGTCCTGATTCTCTTACAGCCCTTTTTTGTGGGATGTGAAAGATCCAGCACATGGTGGTGGTTGGCGAAATTTTAATTATAATTGAGAGCTGTCTCTACAATGAGCAGGTCCTAAATGTGATCATTTGGATTGCAGAATCTGCTAGCTGTTCACTTTCCAGTTCTAGCTGATATCTGGAGTAATATGCACATCTAAGCAATGGTTACTTCTTATGCTACCCTTTCTTATTCGGTTATCAACAGCATATCATTTTTCTGGTGCCAAAGGAGACGCAAACCTCTGCAATTCTTGACCCATTGCTTAGTATAACCCTATAAATAGTTCTCAGGAATGGTGTTCATCTGAGGTGATCAGGCGCAGAAGACCCATTTTGTTGTCTACATTCCTCCCTTTTGTGTTCTTAAAGAACTTGGTTCATTTGACAATTGGCAATTGATTGTGTTTTTTCATATGTAATTTATGAGTTTTAGCCCTGCAGAAATGGGGTACTTGAAATGTAATGTCGTTTCCACCAGAACTGATAAATGTTCCAAGAAGTGTTTGATATCTATTTAATATACTGAAGTTACAGATATCATGTAAAATTTGAGGCAATCGAGGCCCGAGCCCAAGGTTGACGAATGataattatgtgaaaaatttgaggcaaTCGAGTGTGGCAAAGCCCAAAGGTTGACGAATGATAATTATGTGAATGAAATGGAGAAATTTTACTATTAGATTGCTGAACAATTATGCGGTCTGCGAGATGTTTGTTTAATGCTTTTTGAGGATGGTGATCCTTCTACATACTAGGTTAAATGTACAAAACTATTGTTCTTAGTAGTCCATGTGATAATGAGTAGACCTCGTTTCatgtaatttaaatttttatataaGGGTCTTTCGTATGTGGTAATCACTAATTCCGTCAGGGTAGTTTTTCTTCTTC
This DNA window, taken from Nicotiana tabacum cultivar K326 chromosome 15, ASM71507v2, whole genome shotgun sequence, encodes the following:
- the LOC107808517 gene encoding uncharacterized protein LOC107808517 isoform X1 encodes the protein MDEKEASASAPYLNPVLSSECEECKSNSWKYKCPACSIRTCSLPCVKSHKERTGCTGKRSLTDVVPLSQFNDNILLSDYNMLEDVKRVAESAKRMRQKLCGYSHFRLPLHLKNLLRAGLNRKTKLLFVSSGMSRREKNQTYYNKRKKFISWTIEWRFHLTDIVLIDHGVHEDTSLCSVIENHLKPGPWNHPLRQFCEEPLDSLKLFICKNPKGAQSPFYQLDIKAPLREQLASKVILEYPVIYVFLPSHSCDFEVIKDSVPLRVEQNELYCDSRSPKGVMFKEEDIEDGGSLDPHVSDLLNYTNLNVASKSAANKKETNKLVASRGARSFVNEHFNEDDQDICNDTYSDLDLVHSFMKEKDLGVKEDCSYLCDVLPVEGELEEGEIAFKSSTEKRETNKSVLSEGQSAKSFKDLGEKQDCTYLSNVLLVDEELEEGEIA
- the LOC107808517 gene encoding uncharacterized protein LOC107808517 isoform X2 — encoded protein: MDEKEASASAPYLNPVLSSECEECKSNSWKYKCPACSIRTCSLPCVKSHKERTGCTGKRSLTDVVPLSQFNDNILLSDYNMLEDVKRVAESAKRMRQKLCGYSHFRLPLHLKNLLRAGLNRKTKLLFVSSGMSRREKNQTYYNKRKKFISWTIEWRFHLTDIVLIDHGVHEDTSLCSVIENHLKPGPWNHPLRQFCEEPLDSLKLFICKNPKGAQSPFYQLDIKAPLREQLASKVILEYPVIYVFLPSHSCDFEVIKDSVPLRVEQNELYCDSRSPKGVMFKEEDIEDGGSLDPHVSDLLNYTNLNVASKSAANKKETNKLVASRGARSFVNEHFNEDDQDICNDTYSDLDLVHSFMKEKDLGVKEDCSYLCDVLPVEGELEEGEIAFKSSTEKRETNKSVLSEGQSAKSFDLGEKQDCTYLSNVLLVDEELEEGEIA